A stretch of DNA from Sander lucioperca isolate FBNREF2018 chromosome 8, SLUC_FBN_1.2, whole genome shotgun sequence:
GGCTCCTTTTGCGCCACAACCTGTCCGTGGATTGCCCGTTTTGGCCCATTTTTTCCCGTAAGAGTTTTTTTAAGCGAGTGCTATGAGATAGAGTTGAACAGCCACATTGAGCACTAGAGTGGTGATACCCGTTTGTATGAATGCCAACACACCTGCAGTCCACAGCTGGCTCCTTCTAGTATGGCCATGCAGAACGCTTCAGTCAGAGATGTGTTGAGGAAGATGTGACCCTGCACCAAAACTCCACGAACATCTTTATGCTCCAAGGCCCCCAGCAGGCGCACCCTGCAGTGACCCCATTTGAAGGAGTAAGGCACATGTAATACCACCTTCACACACAAACCCTGTGCTTGACTATCCATGCCAGACTGCTGGTACGGGTTACTACACAGTCACTAGTTACTGTATTTCCACAAACATCACTACTCAACTACAATAATTTCTGGACATTTGAGGAATGTGCACTAAATGCTTAACAGTGTTGTCAACTTTTATTCATGAACTGTGGCGGTTGCAACATTAATACCTGAGAGCCAACATAATGGTGAAAGTGGTGTCTGTATGTCATTACAGAGAGCATTTCCTAAAAGAGGTTTAAGTGGTATCTCCCTATCATAAATATTCTCGAGAAATATGAGCATCCAGCAGTACCTGTCATGTAGTTGGTACTTCTCCCTTACTTCCTCCAGCACAAGTCTCTTAGGTCCCTCTCCACCAATTAGGAAGTGCAGATCTGGGTGTTTGAGACAGAGCTCTGGGATTATTCCACCAAGAAGATCGATTCCTTAACAAAGGAAGAGATTGTGAACACTTGCTTTGACAATGAAGATGATGCAAAACTTAAATCAACATTGCTGTAGAATTCATTGAATATGTCACTAAAACATTAACTTCCCTGCCAGCCTTCAGGTCAAGTTTTTAATTTCATCTTAAATTTATGTGGGATAATTCTGTTGACTGTATTTTTGGTCTGACTTAAAGGATTGTACTTTTCTTCTGTACTTTGCCTTGTCTTTTTTcttgcctttttttcttttcttgcttTAACTGTATAACCTGATATATCTTTGAATAGTGTGTACGTttacctgtttgtttgttttgttttgtagagAAATTATCACGTTTTAGATGTAtattttatttcctcttttgTAATAGGGAAGGACGTTGAATAAGcctttctggcttttctcctcTCCTGCACTGTAGTTGCTTATGCaagtaaactaaactaaactaaactaatgcTTATTATAGCCTGAACAGTGCTGAATACTTGTAGTTGATACCAATATTGATATTTGAGTGTTTCcagtagaggtgtgaatcttcactgatctcttGATTCGATATCttgatgcatcacgatgcgtgaaatacatttttctattaaagccatataggatatttaatccatagtaggggtgcacgatattgaaaaaatgtgatattgcgatatcgataatgaatattgcgatatcgatattaattttgatatttttaaatatgtaaaattaccaaagttatgggaaaacacatcaaaatagatttataacaaaacaagttttcttacaacacaaggtttatttcaactgacagtcatattggactggtccaacatgtgtctacagaacaggacatgttttactgcttggacagtataaaataaataaataaataaataaataaagagcatgtctatagaacaggacatgttgtactggttgtatatacacgactacagtataaaaaacaatgtaatgcacatctgttggcttaaagccaaagtatttccaagctaccgaggaggaggcattaccctacagtcacattagctacaagagacagctaccattcattttcaatgggagtggccgtttggccacgagcgactgccaatcagagtgaaggcagcgtgacgtatgtcagtggctcaagtcgaagaaaataattcaagatggcggacaaCGCTTCAGGACgtcgtatttatgtatatatatatatatgatatgtttggcatttaatctcatatattgtgttacttttatcgagaaataaatacttttaaatccaaaaacatcgttcttgtgacttaacaatacctctgaagtaacttttaagacgtggtttaaggtagcaccggagaatttctgtttactgttgccaagcaaccaggggtaggctaggcacgcccaggaacacccacaagcgagtgcatgtcgctctcttttgtagctaatacttttggcctctaaagtttcttttcaatctgttatttcgtcgtctccctctctctcattttctaacttttgtgttctttttgctccactcttcgctctctctttagctcctttcttttctttcgcttcgttttatggttctgcggaggctccacggtgtgtgcgtcgagcatgtgggtgtgtgtggtagagcgaagaaaaggtgagagagtgacggcgattttcttcggagcgagtagtgaccgtagagtgttagtgagagaaacttaagtgtctcctctgttctttctgaccacggtggaaaatctgtagcaggaaaagttaaccctctccttgatttcatgttgtttatggagaaggagaaccaggaaatgagtcgggggaaatacaacgctaccaagtgatgtgtatttttcgagaggtgcatcaaagagtatagacgtaacaagaggagaaactcaatggaactgcagctccgccatcttggactgaatgtaacacaacgttctattgagtttctcctcttgttgcttctatactctttgggtacatgtcgggcgggatgcaacgcaaacaaaatatcgcttaattatcgcgagacttttggtataatatcgcgcaacgtgatatcgcgataacgatattgagtcgatatattgtgcacccctaattcatagcttttcaagcttcaaaaacaaaacattctgcagtgctctaatactaaataaattggatacataaactacagcactgaccacatggcacttcctgaatgtgcaaaacataacagaatatgtaaacagaaaggttgttaggcctacattaaattgtaaacagaaataatcgattacgGCCCGGCCAATTATCattgcagcatcgtccatgtccacgattcgatgcatcgattatttgattaatttcaacacctctagttTCCAGATATTTAGGCTGATATAACCACTGTAATGCCATCCCTGGAGCTGGAAGACATATTGAGGTGTGAATGACTTGTGCCAACACGAGGGCTTGAAAGACAAGCACAAAACAGCTTTTTCGTACCTTTGCGGTAGACAAGACGGCTGATCACAACAATAGTGATCCTGTCGTCTAGGCGCTGGGAGGGGTCAGGGGTGAAGTCCGTAGGGTCGACAGCGTTGGGAATAACAGACACTATCTCTGGGTTGAGGGCTGCACGGAGCACCGTGTTCTCCTTACTGGTGTACGACACGCACACAGTGTGGTTGGTGTCACACAGCGACACAGTCAGAAGCTTGTTAGTCAGCACGGAGCTCACATCAGCAAAGCCAAAGAGTGAGTGGTCAGTGAACACCTGTTAATGATAATACACTTTAGGTTTATGTAAGCAGATTGTGTGCAGCACAATGATTTTGAGACCTGGCTCATAATAAGTCATATACCGTGTTAAGGCCCATGGTCTTAGCGTGGAACAGTGCATCGTGGCCCATGGCGGAGAACGAGCTGTGTGCATGCACGACAGTGATGCGTTCCCTTACAAACACACAGCGCATCAGTGGGAGACTGTGAAAGCAGGTGGTGGCTGTGGACTGGTTGTACATCACCTGCAGGGGGAGGTAGTAGACCTTCAGTCCGTTGGTCAGGTGCCTGACACCCTTCCTCCTGCCATAGGCATGGGTGACAATTACCACCTTGTGTCCCTTTTCAATCAAACACTGGGATAGCTGGTAAATGTGACTTTCTACTCCTCCCATATTCGGATAGAAGAAGTCGGACACCATGCAGATGCTGTGCTTCCTGCTGGGAACCCCGCAAACCTCTGCACGAGCTCCTGCGACTTTATGAGGTGAAGGGTTATTCACAGCTGCTGCTCGCCTTCGTTGGCCCATTGTAGATGCCTTGTTTGGCTGTGCACCTCACTAGTGCTGAAACAAATTGTTAATTGATCAATTGGTTAttcaacagaaaattaattaaTGACAAAATTATTTTAGTGATAAATAAGTACATACATAAAAATATCATACATTTGGTGCTGAAACAATGTTGACATAGTTTAATTTCCTACTTTTGTTTAACAGATACAGTGTTTAGATGACAATGGTATAAAACAATGTGAGAAAATGAGTGAGAATTCTCACATTTGATTTGCTGGAACCAAAgcaaatgtttgattttttgtttgaaaaatgacTTGAATATGGTTAATCGATTACCAAAATAGTTGATGATGAACTTACTGTGTCCATCAACTAATCAATGAATCATTCATCACACTAATTACAACCAAACAAATTTTACTCTTACTGTAGGAGTCCAACATTCTGATaatgagatagatagatatatatatatatatatatatatatatagatatatatatatatatatatatagatatatatatatatatatgtatatctatctatatatatagttttttttttttttaccatagacAGATCCCAGACAATATTTAGACTCTTATCATAGATAAACAACCCCCTGCACTAACTACTCAGCTGTGATATACTTGTTATTAACCAATTTATTGCAGATTATTGTAAACAATGGTCCAGAACGCCCAGCTGTTTCTAAATTACCTCAAGTACCTGTTAGTGAATCATAcacatttactttctttttttaagttgacCAACATGTACACCTCTAATACTACAGCATAGCTATCTGTACTGTCACACTGTAGCGCCCATTTACGGTACGCCTGTCTCATTTCACTCCAGaaggaagctgcttctctcttAGCATTAACGTTAGATATGTTTTAGAGTAAAATTTCCCTGTAACTTGCATTTGCTATCCGTTAAACTATGATGGGGTAGTCAAGCTCGCTCATCAGCACTAAACAAGTATTTACAAACACCTCGGAGACTAGCTGGTGTAATGTAAAGTGACTGTTAGCCAACtcttttgagc
This window harbors:
- the piga gene encoding phosphatidylinositol N-acetylglucosaminyltransferase subunit A, whose product is MGQRRRAAAVNNPSPHKVAGARAEVCGVPSRKHSICMVSDFFYPNMGGVESHIYQLSQCLIEKGHKVVIVTHAYGRRKGVRHLTNGLKVYYLPLQVMYNQSTATTCFHSLPLMRCVFVRERITVVHAHSSFSAMGHDALFHAKTMGLNTVFTDHSLFGFADVSSVLTNKLLTVSLCDTNHTVCVSYTSKENTVLRAALNPEIVSVIPNAVDPTDFTPDPSQRLDDRITIVVISRLVYRKGIDLLGGIIPELCLKHPDLHFLIGGEGPKRLVLEEVREKYQLHDRVRLLGALEHKDVRGVLVQGHIFLNTSLTEAFCMAILEGASCGLQVVSTRVGGIPEVLPEELITMCEPNVRALCAGLETVIARQRSGSVPSPASIHARVQNLYTWRNVAARTEKVYDRVAGEEVLPLDRRLRRLRAHCGPVAGSIFAFVAVLDFLFLLLLQWWVPDRVMDVAVDATGPHGLWRQVPSSKVGAHSKSAVNRAAESTL